The proteins below come from a single Piscinibacter gummiphilus genomic window:
- a CDS encoding UvrD-helicase domain-containing protein, whose translation MTTAAYRADGRLIEREAFYAIACNPQRSVVVEACAGAGKTWMLVSRILRALLEGAQPQEILAITFTRKAAGEMRERLQEWLRAFSSHAMDDESRIQQLQLRGLDATQARALAPALGRLHETLLAGGRSVEIRTFHAWFSQLLRAAPRDLLAELGLAPGMTLMEELDDHRAAVFRRFHGAVAADAALRADHAALVQRRGRDQLRKWLEAALDKRVELELADASGVLEASMPPPDCDGHPCEALKSASWRDTLLALAQALGQGGAKAQAAANGVIDALAASDGEALFQILWKALFTDKGTPRKLGDLPQLASVADDLERVRAQVQQHEAHHEHLRLVRLSRVLLRELADYKRTRGLADMADLERCALALLRDASLSGWVQERLDMRIRHVLIDEFQDTSPLQWHALHSWLSAYAGAGGGASGQRPPGVFIVGDPKQSIYRFRRAEPRVFGAAREFVTEGLHGNWLACDHTRRNAPEVLGAVNHVFEQAEREARYDGFRPHTTELAPLAGAGVYALPPVLRVKPVKGLPAPPSLWRDSLSVPRHEPETQLREQEARHVAHAIQELLHGGHARAGEVFVLCRKRASLRLVAHELQALHLPHAAAEDHALMDAAEVRDLVAVLDVLASPEHRLSLAHALRSPLFGASDDDLVQLALAAREHGGDWWPALEQSQSPSLARAARLLTSWQGAAAQLPPHDLLDRIVFEGEVRERVAAVVPPEQRLAALNAIDALLAQALSLDGARYATPYNFVRALKRRLLKAAAPVQPDAVQLLTVHGAKGLEAKVVFVMDSQPEAAKPDTATLLVDWPVDADRPRRCAFLYSEAQCPPSLRELMADELKAREREELNGLYVAMTRARERLVFSRTEPHLAGASWWARVEALAQPWVPAAPAQAVFDEASPIELKVLPAGPPGSRPVPVTLRSPDTPATRLGQAVHRVLEWATGQPATVDLADLAEAAAAEFGAPASEVARMAGAIWGNPQCRRFLAGPGLLWAGNEVPMADGGEVLRLDRLVQLEDANGPTWWVLDYKLALRPGDQTEYREQMLRYRRAVAAVAQGAPVRCALVNGQGDVIEVT comes from the coding sequence ATGACGACGGCTGCCTACCGCGCCGACGGCCGCCTGATCGAGCGCGAAGCCTTTTACGCCATCGCCTGCAACCCCCAGCGCAGCGTGGTGGTCGAAGCGTGTGCCGGTGCCGGCAAGACCTGGATGCTCGTCTCGCGCATCCTGCGGGCGCTGCTCGAAGGGGCCCAGCCGCAGGAGATCCTCGCCATCACTTTCACCCGCAAGGCCGCGGGTGAAATGCGCGAGCGACTGCAGGAATGGCTGCGTGCGTTTTCCTCGCATGCGATGGACGACGAGAGTCGCATTCAGCAGCTCCAGTTGCGCGGCCTCGACGCCACGCAGGCCCGTGCGCTTGCACCGGCCCTCGGCCGCCTGCACGAAACGCTGCTCGCCGGTGGCCGCAGTGTCGAGATCCGCACCTTCCACGCCTGGTTCTCGCAACTCTTGCGCGCCGCGCCGCGCGATCTTCTCGCCGAACTCGGCCTCGCGCCCGGCATGACGCTGATGGAAGAGCTGGACGACCACCGCGCCGCCGTCTTCCGCCGTTTCCACGGAGCGGTGGCGGCCGATGCTGCCCTGAGGGCCGACCACGCCGCGCTGGTGCAGCGGCGCGGTCGCGACCAGCTGCGCAAGTGGCTGGAGGCCGCGCTCGACAAACGCGTCGAACTCGAACTGGCCGATGCCTCCGGCGTGCTCGAGGCCAGCATGCCGCCGCCCGATTGCGACGGCCACCCGTGTGAAGCGCTCAAGAGCGCCTCCTGGCGTGACACCCTGCTGGCCTTGGCGCAGGCACTGGGGCAGGGTGGGGCCAAGGCGCAGGCAGCGGCCAACGGTGTGATCGACGCGCTCGCGGCGTCGGACGGCGAGGCGCTGTTCCAGATCTTGTGGAAAGCGCTCTTCACCGACAAGGGCACCCCGCGCAAGCTGGGCGATCTGCCGCAGCTGGCGTCGGTCGCCGATGACCTGGAGCGTGTGCGCGCCCAGGTGCAGCAGCACGAAGCCCACCACGAGCACCTGCGGCTCGTGCGCCTCTCGCGCGTGCTGCTGCGCGAGCTGGCCGACTACAAGCGCACCCGTGGCCTCGCCGACATGGCAGACCTGGAGCGCTGTGCGCTCGCGCTGCTGCGCGATGCCAGCCTCTCCGGCTGGGTGCAGGAGCGGCTGGACATGCGCATCCGCCATGTGCTGATCGATGAATTCCAGGACACCAGCCCGTTGCAGTGGCACGCGCTGCACAGCTGGCTCTCGGCCTATGCCGGCGCGGGCGGTGGCGCGAGCGGGCAGCGCCCGCCGGGGGTCTTCATCGTGGGCGACCCCAAGCAGAGCATCTACCGATTCCGGCGCGCCGAGCCGCGTGTGTTCGGCGCGGCCCGAGAGTTCGTGACCGAAGGCCTGCACGGCAACTGGCTTGCCTGCGACCACACCCGCCGCAACGCGCCCGAGGTGCTCGGTGCGGTGAACCACGTCTTCGAGCAGGCCGAGCGCGAAGCGCGCTACGACGGCTTCCGCCCCCACACCACCGAACTCGCGCCGCTGGCCGGCGCGGGCGTCTACGCCTTGCCGCCGGTGCTGCGCGTGAAGCCCGTGAAGGGGCTGCCGGCGCCGCCATCGCTCTGGCGCGACAGCCTCTCCGTGCCGCGCCATGAGCCCGAAACCCAGCTGCGCGAGCAGGAGGCACGGCACGTGGCGCATGCCATCCAGGAGCTGCTGCACGGCGGCCACGCGCGAGCGGGTGAGGTGTTCGTGCTCTGCCGCAAGCGTGCGTCGCTGCGTCTCGTTGCGCACGAGCTGCAGGCCCTGCACCTGCCTCACGCGGCGGCCGAAGACCATGCGCTGATGGACGCCGCCGAGGTGCGCGACCTCGTGGCCGTGCTCGACGTGCTGGCCTCGCCCGAGCACCGCCTCTCGCTCGCCCACGCGTTGCGCAGCCCGCTCTTCGGCGCAAGCGACGACGACCTCGTGCAGCTCGCCCTCGCCGCGCGAGAGCACGGCGGCGACTGGTGGCCCGCGCTCGAACAGTCGCAAAGCCCGTCGCTCGCGCGCGCCGCACGCCTGCTCACGTCATGGCAGGGCGCCGCTGCCCAGCTGCCGCCGCACGACCTGCTCGACCGCATCGTCTTCGAAGGCGAGGTGCGCGAGCGTGTGGCCGCCGTCGTGCCGCCCGAGCAGCGCCTGGCCGCGCTCAACGCCATCGACGCGCTGCTGGCGCAGGCGCTCTCGCTCGACGGCGCGCGCTACGCCACCCCCTACAACTTCGTGCGCGCCCTGAAGCGCCGCCTGCTCAAGGCGGCCGCACCCGTGCAGCCCGATGCCGTGCAGCTGCTCACGGTGCACGGCGCCAAGGGCCTGGAGGCCAAGGTCGTGTTCGTGATGGATTCGCAGCCCGAAGCCGCCAAGCCCGACACCGCCACGCTGCTCGTCGACTGGCCCGTCGACGCCGACCGCCCACGCCGCTGCGCCTTCCTGTATTCCGAAGCGCAATGCCCGCCCTCGCTGCGCGAGCTGATGGCCGACGAGCTGAAAGCCCGCGAGCGCGAAGAGCTCAATGGCCTTTACGTCGCGATGACCCGTGCCCGCGAGCGCCTGGTGTTCAGCCGCACCGAGCCCCATCTCGCCGGTGCGTCGTGGTGGGCGCGCGTCGAGGCGCTGGCGCAGCCTTGGGTGCCCGCCGCGCCCGCCCAGGCCGTGTTCGACGAGGCCTCGCCCATCGAGCTGAAGGTGCTGCCCGCCGGCCCGCCTGGTTCGCGCCCGGTACCCGTCACGCTGCGCTCGCCCGACACGCCCGCCACCCGGCTCGGCCAGGCGGTGCACCGCGTGCTGGAGTGGGCCACCGGCCAGCCGGCCACTGTCGATCTGGCAGATCTGGCCGAAGCCGCGGCGGCCGAGTTCGGCGCGCCCGCCAGCGAGGTCGCGCGCATGGCCGGCGCGATCTGGGGCAACCCGCAGTGCCGGCGTTTCCTCGCCGGCCCGGGCCTGCTGTGGGCGGGCAACGAGGTGCCGATGGCCGATGGCGGCGAGGTGCTGCGGCTCGACCGTCTCGTGCAGCTCGAAGACGCGAACGGCCCCACCTGGTGGGTGCTCGACTACAAGCTTGCGCTTCGGCCTGGCGATCAGACCGAATACCGTGAACAAATGCTGCGCTACCGGCGGGCAGTCGCCGCAGTCGCGCAAGGCGCCCCGGTGCGCTGCGCGCTCGTCAATGGCCAGGGCGACGTGATCGAAGTCACATGA
- a CDS encoding PD-(D/E)XK nuclease family protein, producing MAAIARLALENGAGWADIAARIREWAAARGVALHGLVVLVPFAQQLGPARGAFAKQGGWQPRVETTRTMAASLGPAPRGGEGQLSFDAATDRLQAARLLRGQSWVPRDPLAFDDAVSAVVTTAHAVLKAAAAVEPAARADHWQHGRELIAPVAGVGAIERALARVALEWAAAASSPATDALFAWRPGAWVLVQSGGEDALARSVMVAMPDTVPCLLLDADAHVHETLAPSIVTARCEGFEHEAVCAAAQVLEHLRRGQLPVALVAQDRLLMRRVRALLERHGVGLQDETGWKLSTTRAAAQVMALLRAAAPQASSDLLLDWLKTAAWPQAAVAQIEAACRREGWTQLRAIDANLLRGRAAPLLAEAMLVLQTFASARRQTLSEWLRILREGLNSSAVLAPMLSDDAGAQVLQTLHIEEPTAWSAQAAQTSLSLAEFSAWVDAALEDASFIPQAAPDASVVVTPLARLTLRPFAAVVFPGADDHHLGVDAGPHPLLNEAQAEALGVPTSRQRRQAEALAFAHAVSRAPVTFFHRHADGAEPLAPSPLLEQLGLRLASAGRKLEPWVDPRLTLRLAPTPVKMPAPSAAALLPARLSASACEALRACPYRFHALYLLRVREAEELDDEVEQRDYGNWLHDVLLKFHTQRGEPAPAEAEAARLLAIAQEEKVHKGLDDADFLPFEAGFIDLVPRYIAWLHERDAQGALFWQGEQEREIAPPEWEGIHLYGRIDRMDQVRGPALELIDYKTGSAAGLKDKLRQPLEDTQLAFYAALVQPETEHPIRASYLALGRKIESLPHPDVEDSASALVTGVGADLARIRRGAGLPALGEVPTCDFCDARGLCRRDHWSGA from the coding sequence ATGGCTGCGATAGCTCGGCTGGCTCTTGAAAACGGGGCCGGATGGGCCGACATCGCCGCGCGCATCCGCGAATGGGCGGCTGCGCGCGGGGTGGCCCTGCACGGGTTGGTGGTGCTGGTGCCGTTCGCACAGCAGCTCGGCCCGGCACGTGGGGCGTTCGCGAAGCAGGGTGGTTGGCAGCCGCGCGTCGAGACCACGCGCACGATGGCCGCGTCACTCGGCCCCGCGCCTCGAGGTGGCGAGGGCCAGCTCAGTTTCGATGCGGCCACCGACCGGCTTCAAGCGGCCCGCCTGCTGCGCGGTCAATCGTGGGTGCCACGCGACCCCCTGGCCTTCGACGACGCCGTGTCCGCGGTTGTGACGACCGCGCATGCCGTGCTCAAAGCCGCGGCTGCGGTCGAGCCTGCGGCGCGGGCAGACCATTGGCAGCATGGGCGCGAGCTGATTGCGCCGGTGGCCGGCGTGGGGGCGATTGAACGTGCACTGGCGCGGGTGGCACTGGAGTGGGCTGCTGCCGCATCGTCGCCGGCCACCGATGCGCTCTTCGCCTGGCGCCCTGGCGCCTGGGTGTTGGTGCAGTCCGGCGGCGAGGATGCGCTGGCGCGCAGCGTGATGGTCGCGATGCCCGACACGGTGCCATGCCTGTTGCTCGACGCCGATGCGCATGTTCATGAGACCTTGGCGCCATCGATCGTGACGGCCCGTTGCGAAGGCTTCGAGCACGAGGCCGTCTGCGCCGCGGCCCAGGTGCTGGAGCATCTGCGCCGCGGCCAGCTGCCGGTCGCGCTGGTCGCTCAAGACCGCCTGCTGATGCGCCGCGTACGCGCGCTGCTCGAACGCCACGGAGTCGGCCTGCAGGACGAGACCGGCTGGAAGCTCTCGACGACGCGCGCGGCGGCGCAGGTGATGGCCTTGCTGCGCGCTGCTGCGCCGCAGGCGTCGAGCGACCTCCTGCTCGACTGGCTCAAGACCGCCGCGTGGCCGCAAGCCGCGGTGGCGCAGATCGAGGCGGCCTGCCGTCGCGAGGGGTGGACGCAGCTGCGCGCCATCGACGCCAACCTTCTGCGCGGCCGGGCCGCCCCGCTCCTCGCCGAGGCGATGTTGGTGCTGCAAACCTTCGCCAGCGCTCGCCGCCAGACCTTGTCGGAGTGGCTGCGCATCCTGCGCGAGGGCTTGAACAGCAGCGCCGTGCTGGCGCCCATGCTGTCGGACGACGCCGGTGCACAGGTGCTGCAGACGCTTCACATCGAGGAGCCCACTGCCTGGTCGGCACAGGCGGCACAAACGTCACTGAGCCTGGCCGAGTTCAGCGCCTGGGTCGATGCCGCGCTCGAGGACGCCTCGTTCATCCCGCAAGCCGCTCCCGACGCGAGCGTGGTCGTCACGCCGCTTGCGCGCCTCACGCTGCGCCCCTTCGCGGCCGTGGTGTTCCCCGGGGCCGACGATCATCACCTGGGCGTCGACGCCGGCCCGCACCCCTTGCTGAACGAAGCCCAGGCCGAAGCGCTCGGCGTGCCCACCTCGCGGCAGCGCCGACAGGCCGAGGCGCTGGCGTTTGCACATGCGGTGAGTCGCGCGCCCGTCACCTTCTTCCATCGCCATGCCGACGGCGCGGAGCCGCTGGCGCCTAGCCCCTTGCTCGAACAACTCGGCCTGCGGCTGGCATCGGCAGGCCGCAAGCTGGAGCCGTGGGTCGACCCGCGACTCACCCTGCGGCTTGCACCCACGCCGGTCAAGATGCCGGCACCGTCGGCCGCGGCGCTGCTGCCGGCTCGGCTCTCGGCCAGCGCCTGCGAAGCGCTGCGGGCGTGCCCCTACCGCTTCCATGCGCTCTACCTGCTGCGCGTGCGCGAGGCCGAGGAACTCGACGACGAGGTCGAGCAGCGCGACTACGGCAACTGGCTGCACGACGTGCTGCTCAAGTTCCACACTCAGCGCGGCGAGCCCGCACCTGCGGAAGCCGAAGCGGCCCGCCTGCTGGCCATCGCTCAGGAAGAGAAGGTGCACAAAGGCCTGGACGACGCCGACTTCCTGCCGTTCGAGGCCGGCTTCATCGACCTCGTGCCGCGCTACATCGCCTGGCTGCACGAGCGCGATGCGCAAGGAGCCCTCTTCTGGCAGGGCGAGCAGGAGCGCGAGATCGCGCCGCCCGAATGGGAAGGCATCCACCTCTACGGCCGCATCGACCGCATGGACCAGGTGCGAGGCCCGGCGCTCGAGCTGATCGACTACAAGACCGGCAGCGCGGCGGGCCTGAAAGACAAATTGCGCCAGCCGCTGGAAGACACCCAGCTCGCGTTCTATGCCGCGCTGGTGCAGCCCGAGACCGAGCACCCGATCCGGGCGAGCTACCTGGCCCTTGGCCGCAAGATCGAATCGCTGCCGCACCCCGATGTCGAAGACAGTGCCAGCGCGCTTGTCACGGGTGTCGGCGCCGACCTCGCGCGCATCCGCCGCGGCGCTGGCCTGCCAGCGCTGGGTGAAGTGCCCACCTGCGACTTCTGCGACGCGCGCGGCCTGTGCCGGCGTGACCATTGGAGCGGCGCATGA
- the trxA gene encoding thioredoxin TrxA, giving the protein MSSELIKHTTDASFESDVLQSSKPVLVDYWAEWCGPCKMIAPILDEVSKDYDGRLQIAKMNVDENRDVPAKFGIRGIPTLMLFKGGQLAATKVGALSKAQLTAFLDGHL; this is encoded by the coding sequence ATGAGCAGTGAACTGATCAAACACACCACCGATGCATCGTTCGAGAGCGACGTGCTCCAGTCGAGCAAGCCGGTGCTGGTTGACTACTGGGCTGAATGGTGCGGCCCTTGCAAGATGATCGCGCCGATTCTCGACGAAGTCTCCAAGGATTACGACGGTCGCCTGCAAATCGCGAAGATGAATGTCGACGAGAACCGCGACGTGCCCGCGAAGTTCGGCATCCGTGGCATCCCGACGCTGATGCTTTTCAAGGGCGGCCAGCTGGCCGCGACCAAGGTGGGCGCCTTGTCGAAAGCCCAGTTGACGGCGTTCCTCGACGGTCATCTATAA